tcaaacaCCATATGACACAACATAGTTTGGTTTTTTTGGTCCACTCTTCCTTGTGCACTTGTGCGTAGATCTGAAacacaaataattaataacaattcTATCTTCTTACCCACCCACATTCTTCTCTGCTTTCATGGAACAATCTTTTGCTTATATCTTACAtaaacaaaagaagaaggaagtgGAGTTCATCCATTTTAACATGAGATATTTTCATATAGATATAAGTTTATCATTTCATTCGTAGATACACAGAATAAAATAATGTTTATTTTGTTGGTATCTAAAAATGAGTTGAAAAAACTATATAGAGTATAGACAAgattgattaaaaggagaagtTCATCATGTCCATGCTCAAGCTTTCCATCATGATATTCTCCATGAATCCACACTTGGCAGGTGGTGATGCTGCTTTCTTGATGAAGCTGTGGGTTCTAGGCTTGAAGGAGCATGAAGAAATAATAGGAATGATTGGGATATTCTCACAGTTGCAAAGCTCAATCATGTATCCATCAGGGTCATGGAAGAACACCTGTTCCACCTTGTTCCCTCCATCATCTTCCACCAAAGCTGTCACATACTTCATTCCCATGTCTTCTATCCTTCTCTTAACAAGTCCAACATCCGTACACtgctcaaaacccaaacataattgaagTAATTATTTAATGCAATGTCTTAATAATCATGCTTCTGCCCTCTAGAGTGTTACATACCTGGAATGAGATGTGGTTGTCCTTGGGATTAATAGGCCTTGCTTCATTCATGCATGCATCAAATTCGTCTATGTTTGGATTCTCAATCAAGTGTATCCCAATCCCATAATTGTACAACCTAATAAACATGTAAGAGGAGATTATGAAAAGGAAAGTAATAATAACATTTAGGTATATATTTGTAAATGATTTATTACCATGCTCCATTGAACTTGAAAGAAGAAGGGCGCTTGATGGAAACAAAACCCAAAACATCCTCGTAGAACCTCATAGAGTCCCACACTGATCTGCACAAGAGAGACACGTGGTTCAATGAGAGCAGAGGAAGTGCCCCACAGCTTCCAACTTCAACAATCTCCATTTTTCACAATTGTTGTGTATGATGAGTTACTGATGATGTGATGAATCTCAGAAGTAAACAAGCTATTATTATATACGAGTGATTTTTCTTGCACATATCATAGGAGCCTTCCTGGAAGGTTCCTCTGAATGAAGGGAAAATGCAAAGGGCCTGTTTTGTTTGTTATGATAAAGTGTTTACAATTAGCTGTTAAACATGGTGGTGATTAGAAGTATAGAAAGTACAGAGGAAATTCTTTAAGCTTACAAGTTGGAACACAAGGGACTTGGAATCTTGTTATTAGTGAAGTTCCAACCCCTTAATAGAACGGACCCTAGTACTACAATACAACAACGTAGGGGGTTCAAATTATTAAGAAATTTCTTCGATGCTTCCCAAGCCAAAATTTTCACATTCCTGTTTTATTACTTTTACCTTGCCTATCACACACTANNNNNNNNNNNNNNNNNNNNNNNNNNNNNNNNNNNNNNNNNNNNNNNNNNNNNNCTAAAGTTTAGCTAGAGCATATGTCAAGATTGTTATtagtgaaaaattttaatttttttaatacatgtAAAATGAATACATTAGAAGTTTaaacattttatatttttaataaaaattttcataattaataatcTTATCATGTGTGCTTAAAGTACAAGATAATTTGAGATAGAATAATACTAAAAGATCATTTTTTTGTCAACATAAactaacttttttaaaaaaattattttaattatcttaaattttataccCTAAATTATGAATtcttaaatctaaaaattaaattataaatctaaacTCTGaagtaaattaatattaattaataaaagtttaTATGTAATTGTCTTCATAttgttagttaaaaattattaaataatttaatatatttaactaaattgttatttaaaaaCTCTTTAACTATAACTTTACATGAAAATACTGCATGCATGTGAGTGTTAACCATATtgactaaataaaaattagtttcctatattttcttttcgtgatatctattttcttttttttttgacaggCTTTTCGAGATATCCatttctctatatatatattgactTATTGAGAGGAGGGGGGTTGTGTCTAATATCGAAAGTTCCCTCATATTTGACGCGTCACTCATCTGGGCTAAATACTCGAAGATGGGCTTTGTGTAATATTGGGCCTATATTAAAGAAAAGCTATATCGTTTTGGGATCCCATTGGCAGTAAAAGATCTTCAATGAAGTTCTACTGGACCTTGTCCAAAAAATGCTCTACGGGCCCATATGATACCCGTAGCcatgtttataatttttttaaagaatcaTCCTTGCTATTTCACGTCTcgacaacaaaaacaaaaattattggcAGTTGGgaaccaatttaatttttaaaaaaagttgacACCcactgataatttttttaagaaatttgtGTATAAATTAATGGGCAAGAGGACAGCTTATAATTACATATTTAAAAAGTTACTTAAAATACTggtttttttacaaaataaatggCATAATCTTAATTGTCGCCgagattattagtttttataattttataaagtatacagactaaataaaaatttacgatgtctataatataaataatatagtcAACTTTGATAATTTATTTGTGGTGAGAATGAATATTGTCTAAGTTGACTATTTCAAATATACGTCCAAATATCGGTTGCGatttgtgatttcaggttcgCCAACCCCTAATCCACGCGTATAAGGACCAAAagagaaattttaattattaggcTATAAATCGCTGTTAATTTAACGCATTAACAACTCAAGCCATTTGGATTCATTTGTCGGCTTTCAAAGTTTCAATATCAGACTTAATTAGACAAGTCTAAAGCAATTAAGAACATCATCCCTTCACCTAATGCACATTAACTTCACCTAATTGCGACCATCATGTGTTCATCGTTTACAACATACCAACAGAGCTTTGCTAATGCTTCTCTTAAGATTACTTATTACGCCAGTTTCAAAGAAACAGATTCCGAAACTACTTTTATTTTGAGGtttcatttaataatttatgGATTTAGCTCGGACACGTGTTAATATTactaataactaaaatttttaaatattttattttcataaatacacaataaatatattaaaaattaaattttatatttttatatatttttaatcaataattttaacatgtaTTCCAAAATTGTAAGAAGAACACAGAGGGTGAGTACTTGCAAAAGACACTCCaacgctcaagtcagtaagtGTTTAAGAGGTATAAGAATTCTATGATTATAAAATGTTAAACATGAAATAAAACTTATTATGTGACCTCCTTTGAGATATAAAAATTGGTGCCTTTATAGGGGAttgatgaatagagttgatgTTATGACCGTTGGTCATTAAGTCAGAATAATGGTTATTAAGATCGTCTGTTACAAACttagaatgaaagtaaataaaatcAAGTTATGACTCATAATGCACAAATAAAGACCGAGCTATAAGGTGACGGATAACAACCCCAAACTTTGTCTGTCGATCAAATGATCTAGGTTaaacttagaaaataaaatgagctATAACTCGGTTAAAAGATAAGTGAATAATGATATAGTGAGCCTCTAAGTTTAGTTGGGTTATTATGTCGGtacttattcaaaaaataattgagtAGTAAAAGTCATTCAATCAAGATAGTTGTATGGGGGATATTTTTTTGCTTGAGAATAATTTTTCATAACATGCATATAGCATTTGATTGTATGTGAACTAAAAAGTTCAGACATAGATATCCATTAACGGGATCAATTATATGATCCGatgatataataattaattgtcttgaaaatttttttgacccACAACAATTTATTGATGAATTTCTcgttcaaatcaattagttattaaatatttacaatTTATATTAAAGGTCATATGACATGAATAAGATAAATTGTgaaaataaatatgtataaaatcgcaacatatattgaataatatatattataaaagtaCAAGagttcaaagaaaaaaatataccttaaaaattgataattgtAGAGAAAAAGACGACATATAAATGTCATAGATACCAAATGTGAAttacttaattttatttgttaatattatAACTTTGTTTCGTAGAATCTCCATTAACTTGttaataaagcaataaaataattagtcatttaataatataataaatcttGTTTAGCTACGAGGTATATTCTTTGtgcaaaaataacaaatttgcATGTTTATAACTATTTTTTGCTTAACTTtctacattaaaaaaatagtaaaataaaatttaatagtatAAGTTGAATAGAATAATAGTTATATACAATTGATATACAGTTGATTTTTGATGGAATCCAATTTTAAGATTTGAACTCATCATTACCGTCATTTAATTGTATAAATGAAATTATTAAAGCAATAAGAATATAATACATgatgaaataaaaattcaattgacATGATTGTTATATGTCATTATTGTAAGAATATATAActagtaaattaataaatataaatataaaagtatgtgtgaataaaatatataattttacttgttGTGTAAGTAGAAAACTTTGAAAAAGTTAGCAAAATTGATAGGCGAGTTTGTACTCGAATTGTTTGAAAGCCGAGTTTCTTCTCGGATCGATTGAAAGTCGAGTTTCTCGGATTGATTCATTGATCGATTATGACATGTGAAATATTATGATATGATATGTAAAAGTGAAGCAATTCAAATGTATAAAGtacataatttataaaaagttacaataaatttaataagaggtattaaataaaatcttaaacaaGATTGTTGAGatcgattaaaaaatttgaatgtaaATCAAGTTTTATGAACTTGAGGGGAGTAGGAATTATTTTACTCATCTCTATAGACGGCGCCAATTGTTCTTGTGTGGATGAACTTCTGAGGTATATCTCGTCTTAAAGGAAATTGAACTTGTCTCTTCGTCTACAAAGAATGTATATTTCGGCAAGAAGAACATGGAGGGTGAGTATCTGTAAAAGACACTCTGACGCTTAAGTCAGTAAGTGTTTAAGAGGTATTATAATTCTATGATTATAAAAtgttaaacataaaataaaacttattaTGTGGCTTTCTTTGAGATGTAGAAATTGATTCTTTTATAGACATAGGGttgatgaatagagttgatgTTATGATCGTTAGTTGTTAAATCAGAATAATAGTTATTAAGATCGTCTGTTACAAATTTAGAATgaagataaataaaatcaaattataatttataatgcaCAAATAAAGATCGAGTTATAAGgtgataaattatatatataataacaacaacaagaataaattgaagaatttaattttgatgattgatattAAAAAGAGCTCTACACAAATATATGGTTAgatttatacatataaaaaccATTTCAAAAGGTATTAgtataaatttagaaatttatttagaGGATAAGATAATATTATATGAGCACATTTTTAACTAATCAtagatattttgtttttcttttatcttaattaaattaaatttagtcttaattttatttgttatcatGTTATAATGACATATGGTTGGTTTCTTTCATGAGATGGCCAGAGAATTAAATTCATTGACAactcatttattttttgttggatAAATTGAAGACAATAAATTTTAAGGAATTTAATTcctaattttatgtttattttccaGTAATTTTAAAGATCTTTTCATAGGTGGTAATTTATAGAAGTATAAATGGGTTATAGATGTTATGCAATgatagaaaaaggaaaagaattgCATGTGCGTGAGCTTAACTATGTCAAGAATTAAATTTTACACCTAACAATTTTGGAGAAAAGCTTTAGCAATGTTATGGAGATTTTTGAAGGTCAATTtagtcataaaaaattaaagataatatattaattaagttgatcaaatatatcttaaatAACTCAGAAAGTCATAATCAATAGGTAAAATTAACGGTAAGGGCATAAATTAGCTCTAAGGATAtaaattagcaaaaaaaaatttattagttatAACATTTTCGTGAATCTCTCActagtttgttatttttctcaaGTTCAAATATCGTATGATTATTCGTTAATTGTGTCATTAGTACGTCATCAATCGTTTGTTAGATAGTGAcggattaataataaaaaataatataaactaaaaatatattattaaattattaaactaaaagaattaaattaataattaaaaaaatcacaagaaaaattaaatatactaaCTTCTATAGCCTTGAGAATATAAAGAAGAAGTTTCATGCTTCATAGTCATCATAAATTCGATAACAGTTACTTATAACTTATTTCTCACTTTGTGGGGTGTCCCATATAATGGGGTCACACAGGGCTAATGACCCTTCGAATATATAATTGATGGTATActatatataattcgaatctcatttttcattatatatattgtgctGTTTGCCATACTCTCCAACATGTTGTATCCGATAATGAATTTCATCCACCCCTCATCTATCTATAGAGCATGTGGTCACGTCTTTAAGACTTTTACAATAAAGATAGATACATGCCATGATTTGAGCAGGTCATGGACCATGTACTTATGTGACATATATCTTCTGTTGAAATGATTTTGTAGCTTTGCATAAGAATATTAAGATGCATTGGACTATTTCATGCATaccttttagagagagaaaaataataaaagagaggAGGcggaatttgaatttaaaacagAATTCAATTACTTTTTTTCCCCCGAAAACTCGCATACAGTGTAAACCgtaaagttaatatttaaaaattattagataatttaataaatttaattaaattattattttaaaatttttaattattaattttacaaaaaaatataactgcACATGAGTcattatcttttttttgtttaaatcaCGTATATTGATGCTAAAATTTTATGCATATGACTGTGGGAGGCATTTACATACAAATGTCTAAAacgcatttttttaaaaatattttttaataattaaaatttaatatatataatcgattaaattgtattatttttgttaaaattaggtcggataaattaatttgactgaaaaataataaaaaaataataaattaaatcttgaactgatctaaattaatattaatttttataaaaaataattacaatatttttattataaaaaatgactaaaatacttctattatatatatatgaaaactCTAAATCCTAATACTATGATGGCAAAGAAGTAAAGGANNNNNNNNNNNNNNNNNNNNNNNNNNNNNNNNNNNNNNNNNNNNNNNNNNNNNNNNNNNNNNNAAGTAATTTTCTATAATTATAACCTTATGTCtaattagttaggtggtttgaaatgaataatatctcagagaaaataaaaaatcaattcaaataatctaaatttattttattcacaAGTTTAGATTCCTAGTATTATCGATctgaaaaaatatcttttattttactgTATTAGACCAAACTTTAAGTTCCAAAAACATGCTTCGGTCCGTTTATATACTGCATTattttagtttctcttgttgagttattttttaataaaggaTTTATGGTAACATTTTATACATTACCAGAATAAAAATTGTTACCGATGGAAGGCATGTGTTAGTTGAGTAGGAAGAAAAaaggttgaaaaaaaaaattataaagcgGAGAGATGAAGTCAATGAGAGATGCACGTGTAAGTATACTATTTGAGGACTTAAGAGTCCAAAACTCGAAATGCATAAAATGTAGTTTTGTATTCTACAATGGAGCCGATAATGGGACACTCATACGAGAGAGAGTGAGTATACAACTACACATGCATATGATGAGAGTGATATTATATGGGCCTCTTTAGCTCCCAGTTACTTTATAAATTATCACTACACCTCCAACTCCACCACACCATGCACATGGCTTGTTCTTGAAAAGATATCATCTTAGATTATGAACTTTTTTATTACTTCTTTTGGTCAAAGGTCCCCAGTACCTTTTTTCTAGTTTCCTTACCTTTGAGAATAATTTTGAAGAACGTAATACTCAAACAAAGGTATTCATTTTTCAAACACAAAGGAGAATATCTTACCTCTTATTATCAAATTTAAGATGATAACATAATAGTCACTCAACGAACCGGGACCACAACAATAATCTTCTCTCTTACAAGAATTTTATGagacataaataataaaataaataaataagctaTCTTACATCTTAATAACACatttaaatcatttttaataaaatacttttttaatgttattaaaatatatttttaaaacatattaGGAAgcagaatttttaaaaataaataaaaatataaaaattacagATATAGACATTCATTggagtaattattttttaacactttattatttatcatgCTCTCATAGATAGGACGAATTTGTTATACACATATCTCGtctttgaaaaagatgagataaatAAAGAACGATATCAGTATCTAACTAATTTACAGACGAGATAAAACAATGCAATTATGATAAACGTATTTTGTCTATGTTGAGGATGAGATATATGTATAACTATCTCGTCAATAGTGAAGACGAGATACATACAAAAATCagcctatatatataaaattatttgcaGATAAGTTCATttgttaactttttaaattctctccactttttttttcttgagaaATTCCAATTTTTCTACTCTTTTTGTTAGGTTTCGTGCCATTGTTAATGATACAAACACGTGTCGTTGATATCAGTCAGTTGAATATGATATTACACATTGTTAGAGTACTTTATAGTGAGGCTAGTAACTGAAATagttgattattttaatattattattgttaaactGATTTTGTTAGTTTAAATTAGATAAGAATGATTTTAGAAAATAGTTTAGATTAGATAAGAATGATTTTAGAAAATATGACTATTAGAAGTAATGTTTGAATTATTTGTTAAATAGGTAGTTATATTTTACTTAATAGCTTTATTCTAATTGGtttgaattaattaaactttttgTGGCATAATAAACTATTGTTaggaaaaaattatttaagttattttgaAATATCGAAATCGTTAGttaggattttttaaaatttttatatttgttttatttttttaatgaaatcaaaatagttagttagataaaaataaaatatgtggCTTTTCTAGGATTGACCAGTGCTCTGTTAGGATTTCTGTGTTTCTTTGGAGCGGTTCTTCAcaacttttgaattttgcagtGATCAGATTATACAACTGAGTATGGAGGCAAGGATGATTTCTGTCAGAGAAAAAAATTCAGATAGTGATGGGAGAACGACAATGTGGTGATATTCAAGGAAGAAGATATCAAGAAAGGGAAGGAAGCATGTGCTAATAGCCTCATAGGCCGTATTTTTGCAGACAAAAAATTCTCTATGGACATTATAGAGAACGCATTCAAGACCATATGAGGCAGAC
The Arachis duranensis cultivar V14167 chromosome 5, aradu.V14167.gnm2.J7QH, whole genome shotgun sequence genome window above contains:
- the LOC107488043 gene encoding glyoxylase I 4, which gives rise to MEIVEVGSCGALPLLSLNHVSLLCRSVWDSMRFYEDVLGFVSIKRPSSFKFNGAWLYNYGIGIHLIENPNIDEFDACMNEARPINPKDNHISFQCTDVGLVKRRIEDMGMKYVTALVEDDGGNKVEQVFFHDPDGYMIELCNCENIPIIPIISSCSFKPRTHSFIKKAASPPAKCGFMENIMMESLSMDMMNFSF